Proteins from one Nicotiana tabacum cultivar K326 chromosome 23, ASM71507v2, whole genome shotgun sequence genomic window:
- the LOC142177357 gene encoding uncharacterized protein LOC142177357: protein MTEMPKYDGTSNPQEHITTYTTAVKGNDLAPHEIESVLLKIFGETFTSGALTWYSLLPEHSIDSFEMLADSFVKAHADARKVQARKANIFRIAHRESELLREFVTRFQKERMLLPTIPDEWAAEAFTKGLNPRSLNAFRKLKESLLEFQATTWVDVHNQYESKIRIEDDQVGFLSSTKGWEKNREKTKDDIDTDRRTSRERFLPYEWTEGRGRIFRTTDKFTIDRRTDHGRNNRSL, encoded by the coding sequence ATGACCGAAatgccaaagtatgatggaacttcaaATCCACAGGAGCACATTACCACATACACAACAGCAgtgaaaggaaatgatttggctcctcacgaaattgagtCTGTGTTGCTGAAAATATTTGGTGAGACTTTCACGAGTGGAGCTttaacgtggtattcattattGCCCGAGCactccatagattcctttgagatgctcgcggattctttTGTCAAAGCTCATGCCGATGCCAGAAAGGTACAAGCCCGTAAGGCCAACATATTCAGGATTGCGCACAGAGAATCCGAATTATTACGAGAGTTCGTTACCCGattccagaaggaaaggatgttaCTACCAACAATCCCAGATGAATGggcggctgaagcattcaccaaaggttTAAATCCGAGAAGTTTGAATGCTTTtcgaaaattgaaagaaagtcttCTCGAGTTCCAAGCGACGACTTGGGTGGATGTCCACAACCAGTACGAGTCGAAAATAAGGATCGAAGACGACCAGGTGGGCTTTCTATCGTCGACCAAAGGATGGGAAAAGAACAGAGAAAAAACGAAAGATGATATTGACACGGATAGACGGACTTCGAGGGAACGCTTTTTGCCCTATGAATGGACAGAAGGTCGTGGCAGGATCTTTCGGACAACGGACAAGTTCACCATTGATAGAAGGACCGATCATGGCCGGAACAACAGATCGTTATAG